From the Moorena sp. SIOASIH genome, the window GACAGCTGAAAGCTGACGGCTAAATCATGAAATTCATTCTCAAATTACCTCCCCAAAAAAAAATTCTAAAAACCCTTGACATTTTTTTATAATCATTACAATAATCGTTATAAACATAATTCAGGTTTTTAGCCATGTCTCAAAACTTTATCCCGAATCAAAACAATAATTCTGATGAATCTAAGCAAAAGAAACAACGTATTAAGTACATTAAAGGCTCTCCTGAAGGAGTCACCAAGACTATTTACTCCCTTTCTGCACTCGGGTATGGGTCAGTTTCCGACTGGAGCCCTTTGCAGCCAACCGGAATTCCAGGGCAAGTAATTAGTATTAACAGCAAGTATTCGATGCTGCCATAACACCTTAAATTTCAGGGGGGGTTTCCCCCCCTGGCAAAGGCTCCGGTTTCCGTAGTGTGACCTTTGCCCAATAAAATAGGATCACATCCGGATTGATTCGGAAAGTGAGAGACATGACATAGTGTTTACTGAAATAGCCGTGGATAGTATTTCTACGGCTATTTTTTTTTGTTTTTTAAAAATATGAAATGCACCCCCTACTGCTCCCTACTCCCTACTCCCTACTCCCTGCTCCCTGCTCCCTTTTTATATTTTACAACTTACATAAAAATGCTAGATAACCTTAACTAAAGAATCAGCGATATGGTGACTTAGTTCTACAGGTACAGCATTGCCTATCTGCCTCATTGCTTCTGTCCATGAGCCGAAAATTTTATAATTATCTGGAAAAGTTTGGATGCGCTTAGCTTCATAAGTGGTGTAATAGCGGACTCGACCATCACGATAACGAATCATATTTTCTCCTCCAGGTACACCATGATCTCCTGCCTTTAGAGCTTTGGAAGGCATATCAATGTAGCTGCCAGTATGTCCAGGATAAATTCTTGCTCCCTTTCTTAAGACATGCTCAAGGTCAAAACTACCTAATGAATCAGGTTCTGGAAGTTTTCCAATTTGGTCTCTAACTGTTTTCCAGGGTTTCAACGATGGCGTGAATAGAGTGAGTTGTTGCTTTAGCCGATTAACTCGTTGCTGGGTTCGTTTATCTAGATTTTCAGTGGTTGAAGGCTTGATTCCATGCTTCTCCCAATAATCATAACTAACGAATTGTGACCAAAGTAACCCATCGAGAGAATGAGTTTTTTTCGGGAAAGACCATTGGATAGTTAAATCTTCTCTGATGCCAACAATGAACACCCGTTCCCGGCGTTGAGGAATGCCATAATCGGCGGCATCAACTAATCGAAAAACTACCTTGTATTTAACGCCTTCATAGTTACCTGAGGTATGGATTTTTTCCAGTATCCTCAGATGATCATCCCAGTTTTCTCCATCCTTCCGGTCAACATCAGGATAAATCAATCTTAAAATAAGGTAGTCAAAATATCTGGCAAAGGTTTTTCTCAGAAGACCTTTGACATTTTCAAAGATAAAAACTTTAGGTATACAAGTGGTTATTGCCTTACAAACATAGGGAAACATATCTCGTTGATCCCTATTACCCTTATGCTTACCCCCCATGGAAAATGGCTGACAAGGAGGTCCACCTGCAATCATGTCTACATAACCAAACTGATTAAAATCGAATTGACGAATATCTATATTGTGAACAAGCTTGTCACTGTAGTTATGGGACAAGGTTTGACAGGCATTTTTATTCCAGTCAATAAAAGCTTTATGTTGGACTCCAGATAGCCGAATACCTGTGGCTAGACCCCCCGCGCCAGCAAATAGCTCTAAGCACGAAATTTTAGACATTTTCTTGATCTAAATTTTCCAAAAATTCTTCAATACTTTTGTATAGTTGGTTTTTGTCTGAATGGATACCTTGGCACTTGTCTGCCCAAGCACGCCCTGGGTGACAAACATCCCAATCAGATTTTGCTTGTTCATATCGACCTTTACCAGGATCATGATTACCAAAACCGTCAATGAGTGTATTCCAAATTGGTTGATACTTCCGGATCAACGCAGCTTCAACAGTCCCGATTAAATCACTCTCTTTATCTTCAAGAATTATAAATCGACAAAAAAAGTCTGACAGCTCCAGCCCTTCTCCAAGGGAGATACTACGACTGTGTTGCCGGAGGCGATTGTTTAGTTCATAACCTTTAGATTTATTAGATGATGTTTGCCTGGCTTGTCTCCAACCTTTTGGAACTGCTTTACCTACATAAATGGGTATACAAAATGCCGTTCTATTGACTAAACTAAACTTTGAGTAAATGCCAGATTTTGGAATTCAATAGATAGCATATACTCCGGTACCATGAAAACGCTCTGGAACAGGAAGTGTATGAACGGGAGTTTGATTAAAAAAGCGAATTGTGTCTTTTATTATTTTATCAAAATCAGGAGATACATAGAGGTGCTTAGAACGTTCAAAAACACTCATATAGGCAGATTTTAAGACTAATAATCCCAATCATAACGACACTTTATTATAGTGCGTTCGCTTAGCGTGACCTACGGTAAATCGCATAGGATAGGTCAATCTTGATCTAAAATATCAGAAGTGAAAGGACAATTCTGGGGGAAACTAACAGATGGATAATTCCTGCTCACCTTCTTCAGTGGATATTTGTAGCAATCGGAAAAGACCGATTCAAGATAAGGCTTGAGGCTAGGAGATTCAGACAACAGAAGATTAATCTGTTCTCTTTGTTCATCGATAGTATTTTCCCAGCCTCGATAATCAGGCTCTGAATCCACGTACTGCCTTTTTAGCAACTGTTCCATCAAAACTTTAAGTCTGCTCTGAACCTCTCGTCTATCCCCTCTTCCTAAGGATGCTATCTCCTCAATTAAATTGTCTATATCCAAGTCATCAAAGTTTCTTGTTTTGAGTTGCTGGCAAGTTGTCTCAGTCCACAGAACGAAATCCTGATCATACAAGTCACTAGTACTCATTGCTTGTTCATCATTTTCTATTTTTATTGTAACGATCAGAGCCTCTCCCGTTTTTACTTAGGATTGCTATATTTCTATTCCCGACTCCCGACTCCCGACTCCCTAAATAAATAAAGGTTGACCATTGATTTAGTCAACCTTTAACCAATAACTATTGCAATAGTGACCTATAAACCAGCCACTTAATACTAGAAATTCATTTCAGCAGCTTGCACCTTCTCAACTTGCTTCTTCTTCAGAATTAGCAACACTTGAGATAGCATAATCGCGCCGATGAAGAGCATCAACCACTTAATCCGAGCTGGGTCTTGTAAGACCACTTCCACATCCCTTTGACCAAATCCACCAACATTAGGATCACTAGTCAGAGGTTGTCCTGATACTACTTTATCTCCTTCAGAGACCAGTAACTCTGGGCCAGCGGGAACCATATCAACTACAGTCTTCCCGTCTGGTGTCTTGATAGTGACTTCGTAGCCAACATATTCTTCAAAGGTAATTTTGGTAATTTCACCAGTGGCAGAAGCATTGAAGGCATTATTATTGCTAAGGTCCCCAGTGGGGTAAACCTGACCCCGTCCCCGGTTAGCACCGACATGAAGCTGGTATTTACCAAAATGGATATCTTTCTCAGTTCTGGGGTCAGGAGACAGAACTGGGAACACAATTTCTTGATACTCCTCACCCGGTAGAGGACCAATGATTACCACATTTTCCTGGTCTTCGCGGTAAGGTTGGTAGTACAGGTCCTCGATTTCTTCTTGGATTTCCTCCGGAATCCGGTCAGGAGGAGCAATCTTGAAACCTTCGGGTAACATCACCACGGCACCCACATTTAAGCCAGCTTTCTCACCACTACCATCGACCTGCTGTGCTTCTAGGTCATAGGGGATCTTAACCACAGCTTCAAATACAGAATCTGGCAGTACCGATTGGGGGATTTCCACTTCTGTCGGTTTCTCTGCTAGGTGACAATTAGCACAAACCAGCTTACCAGTAGCTTCACGAGGGGTTTCTGGAGCAGTTTGCTGTGCCCAGAAGGGATAGGCAGCAGCTGACTGGGGAAGTGCCAGATCACTGGCAAAGAAAAGCGCCACAGCTGCCACAACCAAAACGATAGCTCTGGCAATCATCCCCTTGCCACGGTTAACCATCACCGATACATCAGGTGTTCTCATCACTAAGCCAAAAAACTCAAAAATTGGTAATTTAAAAATTGCAACTTGTTAATTGCTAATGGTTGATTAGCACTAGTCAATTAACTAAGAACTAAGGACTAAGGACTAAAGCAATTAACTCCACCAGGGGTTTTCACCAGTGCGGAAGTCAGTTTCTTTCCAGGTGCTGAAGACTAGGGTGTCGTTTTCTGTTACGGTGGCGTGTGCCAAAGCTAGAGACAAAGGCGCTGGTCCGCGCACTACCTTGCCAGTATTGTCATACTGAGATCCATGGCAAGGACAGATGAACCGGTTCTTGCTAGCATTCCAAGGCACAACACAGCCTAAGTGAGTGCAAACCGCGTTGAGACCGTAAGCTTCGAGACCTTGATCTTCAGTAACAATCACATAGGTGGGGTCCCCTTTGAGACCTTGAGTCAGGGTGCGATCGCCTACATTGTGACTAGCTAAAAATTCGCTGA encodes:
- a CDS encoding DNA cytosine methyltransferase, which codes for MSKISCLELFAGAGGLATGIRLSGVQHKAFIDWNKNACQTLSHNYSDKLVHNIDIRQFDFNQFGYVDMIAGGPPCQPFSMGGKHKGNRDQRDMFPYVCKAITTCIPKVFIFENVKGLLRKTFARYFDYLILRLIYPDVDRKDGENWDDHLRILEKIHTSGNYEGVKYKVVFRLVDAADYGIPQRRERVFIVGIREDLTIQWSFPKKTHSLDGLLWSQFVSYDYWEKHGIKPSTTENLDKRTQQRVNRLKQQLTLFTPSLKPWKTVRDQIGKLPEPDSLGSFDLEHVLRKGARIYPGHTGSYIDMPSKALKAGDHGVPGGENMIRYRDGRVRYYTTYEAKRIQTFPDNYKIFGSWTEAMRQIGNAVPVELSHHIADSLVKVI
- a CDS encoding Eco29kI family restriction endonuclease, translated to MPKSGIYSKFSLVNRTAFCIPIYVGKAVPKGWRQARQTSSNKSKGYELNNRLRQHSRSISLGEGLELSDFFCRFIILEDKESDLIGTVEAALIRKYQPIWNTLIDGFGNHDPGKGRYEQAKSDWDVCHPGRAWADKCQGIHSDKNQLYKSIEEFLENLDQENV
- a CDS encoding DUF29 domain-containing protein; the encoded protein is MSTSDLYDQDFVLWTETTCQQLKTRNFDDLDIDNLIEEIASLGRGDRREVQSRLKVLMEQLLKRQYVDSEPDYRGWENTIDEQREQINLLLSESPSLKPYLESVFSDCYKYPLKKVSRNYPSVSFPQNCPFTSDILDQD
- the petA gene encoding cytochrome f, which translates into the protein MRTPDVSVMVNRGKGMIARAIVLVVAAVALFFASDLALPQSAAAYPFWAQQTAPETPREATGKLVCANCHLAEKPTEVEIPQSVLPDSVFEAVVKIPYDLEAQQVDGSGEKAGLNVGAVVMLPEGFKIAPPDRIPEEIQEEIEDLYYQPYREDQENVVIIGPLPGEEYQEIVFPVLSPDPRTEKDIHFGKYQLHVGANRGRGQVYPTGDLSNNNAFNASATGEITKITFEEYVGYEVTIKTPDGKTVVDMVPAGPELLVSEGDKVVSGQPLTSDPNVGGFGQRDVEVVLQDPARIKWLMLFIGAIMLSQVLLILKKKQVEKVQAAEMNF
- the petC gene encoding cytochrome b6-f complex iron-sulfur subunit, whose product is MAQASGSADVPDMGRRQFMNLLAFGTITGTFVGALYPIVKYFIPPSSGGSGGGVTAKDALGNDIKVSEFLASHNVGDRTLTQGLKGDPTYVIVTEDQGLEAYGLNAVCTHLGCVVPWNASKNRFICPCHGSQYDNTGKVVRGPAPLSLALAHATVTENDTLVFSTWKETDFRTGENPWWS